In one Drosophila pseudoobscura strain MV-25-SWS-2005 chromosome X, UCI_Dpse_MV25, whole genome shotgun sequence genomic region, the following are encoded:
- the LOC4815305 gene encoding receptor-binding cancer antigen expressed on SiSo cells has protein sequence MLQQIRMLLLSIVTLCRRALCCFSRRRKLSHSGGGITSNGDQLQAVNVIVERGDFAAAAGSAGGGGGSRSIGRERDWNSWDDSPRTVEEHIEQYRQRMAQPPTPPKEEPEPDFFSELTPTIKPQVKYFLDDPTATAASNQQTDFSRLQAQDVVPISDTADLEDWVDDNPGGWEELDTSGTKQIIREKRREARQQRQPLTKAVQPTIGAQRLSDIHRVA, from the exons ATGTTGCAACAAATcaggatgctgctgctcagcATCGTTACGCTTTGCCGGCGTGCCTTATGCTGCTTCTCGCGGCGCCGGAAATTGAGCCACAGCGGCGGTGGTATCACATCCAACGGGGACCAGCTCCAAGCCGTCAACGTAATTGTGGAGCGGGGGGACTTCGCGGCGGCTGCTGGATCAGcaggtggcggtggtggcagtCGGTCAATCGGAAGGGAGCGGGACTGGAACTCGTGGGACGACAGCCCCCGAACCGTGGAGGAGCACATAGAGCAATACCGTCAGCGCATGGCCCAGCCCCCAACGCCGCCCAAAGAAGAGCCCGAGCCGGATTTCTTTAGT GAGCTGACGCCCACCATCAAGCCCCAGGTGAAATACTTTCTGGACGATCCCACAGCCACGGCTGCGTCCAACCAACAAACCGACTTTTCAAGACTGCAGGCCCAGGATGTGGTACCCATAAGCGATACT GCCGATCTCGAGGACTGGGTGGATGACAATCCTGGCGGCTGGGAGGAGCTGGATACCTCAGGGACCAAGCAAATCATACGCGAGAAGCGGCGCGAGGCGCGGCAACAGCGTCAGCCGTTGACCAAAGCCGTCCAACCGACCATTGGAGCCCAGCGCCTGAGCGACATCCATCGCGTTGCGTAG